The Candidatus Koribacter versatilis Ellin345 genome has a segment encoding these proteins:
- a CDS encoding c-type heme family protein produces the protein MKLLLKFNLIFILLAGIGLAIVAKISYSFLMENARSQVVQQAKLMMESAKATRDYTSEELKPLLQKVTGHENEFIPQTVPAYGATTSFNRLRKKYSDYTYKEAALNPTNPKDRAEDYEADIINSFRNHPEQTEIIGERSTPTGVALYLAHPIQVKQSCLECHDVPSMAPAALLNSYGPSNGFGWKTGEINAAQIVSVPTSVPIQIADKAFKTLMTYLVLTFLFILLAIDAALFVVVISPVRKLSAMADRVSRGDLEVPEVTVHSKDEIGGLTASFNRMYVTVVKALRMLND, from the coding sequence TTGAAGCTGTTGCTGAAGTTCAATTTGATCTTCATTTTGCTTGCCGGCATTGGTCTGGCCATCGTCGCCAAAATTTCCTATAGCTTCCTGATGGAGAACGCGCGCTCCCAGGTGGTGCAGCAGGCGAAACTCATGATGGAGAGCGCGAAGGCGACGCGCGACTATACCTCGGAAGAACTGAAGCCTTTACTGCAGAAGGTCACGGGACACGAGAACGAATTCATTCCGCAGACGGTTCCTGCTTACGGCGCGACCACCAGCTTCAATCGCCTTCGCAAAAAGTATTCTGATTACACATATAAAGAAGCGGCGCTAAATCCGACGAACCCGAAAGACCGCGCCGAAGACTACGAAGCCGACATCATCAACTCTTTCCGCAACCATCCTGAACAAACCGAGATCATTGGCGAGCGTTCGACGCCGACCGGGGTTGCGTTGTACCTCGCGCATCCAATCCAAGTGAAGCAGAGCTGTCTCGAGTGCCACGATGTGCCGTCAATGGCTCCCGCTGCATTGTTGAACAGCTATGGTCCGTCGAACGGTTTCGGATGGAAGACGGGCGAAATCAATGCCGCGCAGATCGTCTCGGTCCCAACGTCGGTGCCGATCCAGATTGCCGACAAGGCATTCAAGACGCTGATGACGTACCTCGTCCTCACCTTCTTATTTATCTTGTTGGCGATTGACGCCGCTCTGTTCGTCGTCGTTATTAGTCCGGTGAGAAAGCTTTCGGCTATGGCGGATCGCGTGAGCCGTGGGGATCTCGAAGTTCCGGAAGTGACGGTGCACTCGAAGGATGAGATCGGCGGACTGACCGCGTCGTTCAATCGCATGTACGTGACGGTGGTGAAAGCGCTGCGGATGTTGAACGACTAG
- a CDS encoding hydrogenase small subunit produces MSKKPTIEEHLKATGVTRRSFVQLCGMLMAAAPIGLSLTSKASAQEVAKVVGKAKRPSVIWLHFQDCTGCTETLLRTSAPDVAHLILDVISLDYHETLMAASGAQAEAALQSAIADNAGKFVLVVEGAIPARDDGNYMLLNGKPAIQVIKETAAKAAAVIAMGSCASWGGVPSADPNPTGAIGVDSVISGKPIVNLPGCPPNPYNLLATVLEYVVMGKLPALDEYGRPKFAYERVIHENCPRRAHFDAGRFAATFGDEGHRKGWCLYKLGCKGPVTHAACSTRHFCEVPGVWPIGLGVPCVGCTEKSVIWQMGTFQTVPIHLATPPDTYPPVFSGSGKVGVGAAALVGAIAGAVGGATWVASQKFKSSNEAGVEHIGLDIAHVDKQKSAKVGKEE; encoded by the coding sequence ATGTCGAAGAAGCCGACGATTGAAGAACATCTGAAAGCAACTGGTGTGACGCGGAGAAGTTTCGTTCAGCTCTGCGGAATGCTGATGGCGGCAGCCCCAATAGGCTTGTCGCTCACGAGCAAGGCTTCCGCACAGGAAGTCGCCAAGGTCGTCGGCAAAGCGAAGCGACCCTCGGTGATCTGGTTGCACTTCCAGGATTGCACCGGTTGTACCGAGACGTTGTTGCGTACATCGGCTCCCGACGTCGCGCACCTCATCCTCGACGTCATCTCGCTGGACTATCACGAGACATTGATGGCTGCCTCCGGAGCGCAGGCCGAAGCCGCGCTGCAATCGGCGATTGCCGACAACGCCGGCAAGTTCGTGCTCGTCGTTGAAGGCGCCATCCCCGCGCGCGACGACGGCAACTACATGCTGCTCAACGGCAAGCCCGCCATCCAGGTGATCAAGGAGACGGCGGCCAAGGCGGCGGCAGTGATCGCCATGGGCTCCTGCGCTTCTTGGGGAGGCGTTCCCTCGGCCGATCCCAATCCGACTGGCGCCATCGGCGTGGATTCTGTCATCTCCGGCAAGCCGATCGTGAACCTGCCAGGATGTCCGCCGAACCCTTACAACTTGCTTGCCACGGTGCTTGAGTACGTCGTTATGGGCAAGCTGCCCGCGCTCGACGAATACGGCCGTCCGAAGTTCGCCTATGAGCGCGTGATTCACGAGAATTGCCCGCGCCGCGCGCACTTCGATGCCGGCCGCTTCGCCGCTACGTTCGGCGACGAAGGTCACCGCAAAGGCTGGTGTCTCTACAAACTGGGCTGCAAAGGACCGGTCACGCACGCGGCCTGCTCAACGCGCCACTTCTGCGAAGTGCCCGGCGTGTGGCCGATTGGCTTGGGCGTTCCTTGTGTCGGATGCACGGAAAAATCCGTCATCTGGCAAATGGGAACGTTCCAGACCGTGCCGATCCATCTTGCGACGCCGCCCGACACGTATCCGCCGGTCTTCAGCGGATCAGGCAAGGTTGGAGTCGGCGCGGCAGCCTTAGTCGGTGCCATCGCCGGCGCCGTCGGCGGCGCGACGTGGGTCGCCTCCCAGAAATTCAAGAGTTCCAATGAAGCTGGAGTTGAGCACATTGGACTCGATATCGCGCACGTAGATAAGCAGAAGTCAGCCAAAGTTGGAAAAGAGGAATAA
- the hybA gene encoding hydrogenase 2 operon protein HybA, protein MAITRRELITNIAKAGVPAALAVTACAPKLEAETVPVPSGAVGLLYDASICIGCKACVAACAEANDTSPDTRGDGLHQAPNDLNDRTRNIIKLYKPAGGGPSSYVKRQCMHCLDPACAAGCPFQALSKDPETGIVTWTEDKCIGCRYCTITCPYHIPRFQWAGYNPRVTKCELCNTRLDKGLKPGCTTVCPTGAVIFGPRPALLMEAKSRITKSPNRYYQNRVYGEVDNGGTQALYLSHVPFEKLGLPEIGPDSVPAKTLRWQRRLYQYFALPAVLYVGLVQVIRKSLTGHEVEAHERERATGLRAQR, encoded by the coding sequence GTGGCGATCACCCGGCGAGAACTGATCACGAACATCGCCAAGGCCGGTGTCCCCGCTGCCCTGGCCGTCACTGCCTGCGCTCCCAAACTCGAGGCCGAGACGGTTCCGGTTCCGAGCGGCGCGGTCGGACTGCTCTACGACGCCAGCATCTGCATTGGCTGCAAAGCGTGCGTGGCCGCTTGCGCAGAGGCAAACGATACTTCGCCCGATACCCGCGGCGACGGACTGCACCAGGCTCCCAACGACTTGAACGACCGAACTCGCAACATCATCAAGCTGTATAAGCCCGCAGGTGGCGGCCCTAGTTCCTACGTGAAGCGCCAGTGCATGCACTGTCTCGATCCAGCTTGCGCCGCAGGCTGTCCCTTCCAGGCCCTCAGTAAAGATCCCGAGACCGGCATCGTCACGTGGACGGAAGACAAGTGCATCGGTTGCCGGTATTGCACGATTACCTGCCCGTACCACATTCCACGCTTTCAATGGGCGGGTTACAACCCTCGCGTCACCAAGTGCGAACTCTGCAACACACGTCTCGATAAAGGACTGAAGCCGGGCTGCACCACGGTGTGTCCGACCGGAGCCGTGATCTTTGGTCCGCGTCCTGCGCTCCTGATGGAAGCCAAGAGCCGGATCACAAAGAGTCCGAACCGTTACTACCAGAACCGCGTTTATGGAGAGGTGGATAACGGCGGCACCCAAGCGCTGTACCTCTCGCACGTACCGTTCGAGAAACTCGGCCTTCCGGAAATCGGTCCCGACTCTGTGCCGGCGAAGACTCTGCGCTGGCAGCGCCGTTTGTATCAGTACTTCGCGTTGCCCGCAGTTCTATATGTGGGATTAGTACAAGTTATCCGCAAGAGTCTGACCGGCCACGAAGTAGAAGCTCATGAGCGCGAGAGAGCCACTGGATTGAGGGCACAACGATGA
- a CDS encoding Ni/Fe-hydrogenase cytochrome b subunit translates to MSSAAFNKPVSDRDSNSWERFVPVYGFRVLNPFFVGLCVLIAIAFILTGYRELAGLGPVSGMNDAFGWGIWKTFNVMVLTALGSGAFAVGIAAWVFRRHRLHSLMRVALLTSFLAYACGLLLLGIDAGRPWNFYWIVFPWKWNMHSPLAEVAICMSIYAMIPLALENIPPILERLWYFDSRLRPRVEKLEKTLYSAFPWIIAAAYLLPGMHQSSLGALMLLAGERVHPLWQTPFLPLLYLGAACFMSFGCVAGTTMLCCLIWKRPMDMEVLDDAATITWWLIAGWLALRLVDITVRGAILTAFHFDRFALVFWMEVFLTAYGGWLLYRSVKEHEPRFMFLGYILSSLGGMIYRFSPTTLAFRPNPEALYFPKTIEILVSLGFISLGIAGFLFAVKRLAILPAPTHTWHDMASYFRFRRPYIRWTGYFQFGHLGENESSEPKNN, encoded by the coding sequence ATGAGTAGCGCAGCATTCAATAAACCTGTGTCCGATCGGGACAGCAATAGCTGGGAACGCTTCGTGCCCGTGTACGGCTTCCGCGTACTGAATCCGTTCTTCGTTGGCCTCTGTGTACTCATCGCCATCGCATTTATTCTCACCGGCTATCGCGAACTGGCTGGTCTCGGTCCTGTGAGCGGAATGAACGATGCCTTCGGATGGGGCATCTGGAAAACGTTCAACGTGATGGTGCTGACTGCTCTCGGTTCCGGCGCATTCGCGGTCGGCATCGCCGCGTGGGTCTTCCGGCGGCACCGCCTGCATTCACTGATGCGCGTTGCCCTGCTAACCAGCTTTCTCGCATACGCATGCGGCTTGCTGCTGTTAGGTATCGATGCCGGTCGCCCCTGGAACTTCTATTGGATCGTCTTTCCGTGGAAATGGAACATGCACTCCCCTCTCGCGGAAGTCGCGATCTGCATGTCCATTTACGCGATGATCCCCCTCGCTCTTGAGAATATTCCCCCGATTCTCGAGCGGCTTTGGTACTTCGATTCTCGCCTTCGTCCGCGTGTAGAAAAGCTTGAGAAGACGCTTTACTCGGCGTTCCCGTGGATCATCGCCGCCGCTTATCTGCTGCCCGGCATGCACCAATCTTCTCTCGGCGCATTGATGCTGCTCGCCGGCGAACGTGTTCATCCCCTCTGGCAGACACCATTTCTGCCGCTCCTCTATCTCGGCGCGGCTTGTTTTATGTCCTTCGGATGCGTCGCCGGAACGACGATGCTCTGCTGCCTCATCTGGAAGCGACCGATGGACATGGAAGTGCTCGACGACGCTGCAACCATCACCTGGTGGCTCATTGCCGGATGGCTCGCGTTGCGTTTGGTGGATATCACGGTTCGCGGCGCGATACTCACGGCGTTCCACTTCGATCGCTTCGCACTCGTTTTCTGGATGGAAGTTTTCCTCACGGCCTATGGTGGATGGCTGCTCTATCGTTCGGTAAAAGAGCACGAGCCGCGTTTCATGTTTCTCGGCTACATCCTGAGTTCGCTCGGCGGAATGATTTACCGCTTCAGTCCGACGACACTCGCATTCCGCCCGAATCCTGAAGCGTTGTACTTCCCCAAGACCATCGAGATTCTCGTATCACTCGGATTCATTTCACTCGGCATCGCCGGCTTCCTCTTCGCCGTAAAAAGGCTCGCGATCCTGCCCGCTCCCACCCACACGTGGCACGACATGGCGAGCTATTTCCGCTTCCGTCGGCCATACATCCGGTGGACGGGCTACTTCCAGTTTGGACATCTCGGCGAAAACGAATCTTCGGAACCAAAGAACAATTAA
- a CDS encoding nickel-dependent hydrogenase large subunit: MAKRITIDPITRIEGHLRVDVQVDNNSVTNAWASCTMWRGIENILKGRDPRDAWLFTQRFCGVCTTVHAMASVRAVEDALKLEIPLNAQYIRNLILIAHALHDHIVHFYQLSALDWVDVMQIPKADPAATSKLAESLSPWFRNSRNELKQAQDRVNAVAASGQLGIFANGYWGHPAMRLSPEVNLLAFSHYMQALEYQRKALQIVGILGSKTPHIQNLTPGGVSNAIDLDSQSALNMERLEMIRGLFAEVSRFINEVYLVDVCAVASMYPEWFNIGSGVTNYLAVPDLPLDSRGSSYDLPGGYIGAGGLKSFQTASDDAFRKGVTEDVTHAYYSGDKPLHPWEGETNPQFTGWNGDEKYSWVKAPRFNGDPAQVGPLAQVLIGYTQGHALTKKYVGLAAEKVHAVSGIQLQPAMLHSTLGRHAARAIRAGMLAELAQKHLDLLTNNIAKGDYSVYNAPVFPSHEVEGVGTHEAPRGTLSHWIVIKDEKIKNYQAVVPSTWNASPRDQKNAHGPYEASLLHTPLARPQEPLEVLRTIHSFDPCMACACHTFDPSGNKIAAVNIL; the protein is encoded by the coding sequence ATGGCAAAACGAATCACCATCGATCCGATCACCAGAATTGAAGGCCACCTCCGCGTAGATGTCCAAGTGGACAACAACTCGGTCACAAACGCCTGGGCCTCGTGCACTATGTGGCGCGGCATTGAAAACATCCTCAAGGGCCGTGACCCCCGCGATGCATGGCTCTTCACCCAGCGTTTCTGCGGTGTGTGCACCACCGTGCACGCGATGGCCAGCGTCCGCGCGGTAGAGGATGCGTTGAAGCTGGAGATCCCGCTAAACGCGCAATACATCCGCAACCTCATTCTGATTGCCCACGCGCTGCACGATCACATCGTGCATTTCTACCAGCTCTCGGCTCTCGACTGGGTTGATGTCATGCAGATTCCGAAAGCCGATCCTGCCGCGACTTCAAAGCTCGCCGAGAGCCTTTCGCCATGGTTCCGCAACTCGCGCAACGAACTCAAGCAGGCGCAGGACCGCGTGAACGCTGTTGCTGCCAGCGGCCAGCTCGGCATCTTCGCCAACGGCTACTGGGGACACCCAGCGATGCGCCTCTCGCCCGAGGTGAATCTGCTTGCCTTCTCGCACTACATGCAGGCGCTGGAGTATCAGCGCAAAGCGCTGCAGATCGTCGGCATCCTCGGCTCAAAGACACCGCACATCCAGAACCTCACGCCCGGTGGTGTCTCGAACGCGATTGATCTCGATAGTCAGTCGGCGCTGAACATGGAGCGCCTTGAGATGATCCGCGGCCTCTTTGCAGAGGTCTCGCGTTTCATCAACGAGGTTTACCTCGTGGATGTCTGCGCTGTAGCTTCGATGTACCCCGAGTGGTTCAATATCGGCAGCGGCGTCACCAATTACCTCGCCGTTCCGGACTTGCCGCTCGACAGCCGCGGTTCCAGCTACGATCTTCCGGGCGGCTACATCGGTGCAGGAGGACTGAAATCGTTCCAGACTGCTTCTGACGACGCCTTCCGCAAAGGCGTGACCGAAGACGTAACCCACGCCTACTACTCGGGCGATAAACCGCTTCATCCCTGGGAAGGCGAGACTAACCCGCAGTTCACCGGCTGGAACGGTGACGAGAAGTACTCCTGGGTGAAGGCGCCACGCTTCAACGGCGATCCTGCGCAGGTCGGTCCACTGGCACAGGTGCTGATCGGTTACACCCAAGGTCACGCGCTCACCAAGAAGTATGTCGGCCTAGCTGCGGAGAAGGTTCATGCCGTCAGCGGCATCCAACTGCAACCGGCAATGCTCCACTCCACTCTCGGCCGCCACGCCGCGCGCGCCATCCGCGCCGGCATGCTCGCCGAGTTGGCGCAAAAGCATCTTGACCTGCTCACCAACAACATCGCAAAGGGTGACTACTCCGTCTACAACGCACCGGTCTTCCCCAGCCACGAAGTAGAAGGTGTCGGCACCCACGAAGCTCCGCGCGGTACGCTCTCGCACTGGATTGTGATCAAAGACGAGAAGATCAAGAATTACCAGGCCGTCGTTCCTTCGACCTGGAACGCCAGCCCGCGCGACCAAAAGAACGCGCATGGCCCGTACGAGGCATCGCTACTGCACACGCCGCTAGCGCGCCCGCAAGAGCCACTTGAGGTCTTGCGCACCATTCACTCGTTCGATCCGTGCATGGCTTGTGCCTGCCACACCTTCGATCCATCCGGAAACAAGATCGCAGCGGTCAATATTTTATGA
- a CDS encoding hydrogenase maturation protease: MKNVLIGGIGNVLLGDDGVGPYLVRMIAAHYEFADGVEVIDLGTPALEFVDNIAGRDAVILIDSVKLDADPGSIALYRKADLAAHAPSIRMDPHSPTLIEAIHSAEFYANPPSDVLLIGIVGASFEPSCTLSEAVQGSLSNATREVLRELDRLGIGHCRRIKAADPDIWWTKAPALPSETHV; this comes from the coding sequence ATGAAGAACGTTTTAATTGGTGGAATCGGCAATGTGCTGCTCGGAGATGACGGGGTCGGTCCCTACCTCGTCAGGATGATCGCCGCCCATTACGAATTCGCCGATGGTGTCGAGGTCATCGACCTCGGCACCCCCGCTTTGGAATTCGTGGACAACATCGCCGGTCGCGATGCGGTGATCCTGATCGACTCCGTTAAACTAGACGCTGATCCCGGCTCAATCGCGCTCTATCGCAAAGCAGATCTCGCTGCCCACGCTCCTTCCATACGCATGGATCCGCACTCGCCGACGCTCATTGAGGCGATCCATAGCGCCGAGTTCTATGCGAATCCTCCCTCGGACGTTTTGCTGATTGGGATCGTCGGTGCGAGCTTTGAGCCGAGTTGCACCCTCAGCGAAGCCGTACAAGGTTCGTTGTCGAACGCGACCCGCGAAGTTCTTCGCGAGTTGGACCGACTTGGCATCGGTCATTGCCGCCGGATCAAAGCCGCGGATCCTGACATCTGGTGGACGAAGGCTCCTGCACTTCCTTCTGAAACACACGTCTAG